One genomic region from Pyxicephalus adspersus chromosome 1, UCB_Pads_2.0, whole genome shotgun sequence encodes:
- the LOC140321626 gene encoding chymotrypsin-like elastase family member 1, which yields MLKLLLLAAFVLCGHCHDVEYIENTEENARVVGGTNAAKNAWPWQVSLQYISGSSWYHTCGGSLIRANRVLTAAHCVDRAATYRVVLGEHNLSQNDGTEQVISVSAKRIHANWNSNNVAAGYDIAILHLAASATLNSYVKLASLPADGTILANNHNCIISGWGRTSTGGSLPSILQQAPLPVVAHSTCSSSSYWGSTVKTTMVCAGGNGVQAGCNGDSGGPLNCVVNGSYQVHGVTSFVSSLGCNAYLKPTVFTRVSAYISWINSNL from the exons ATGCTGAAGCTCCTTTTACTCGCTGCATTTGTCCTCTGTG GACATTGCCATGATGTTGAGTACATTGAGAATACTGAGGAGAATGCACGTGTTGTAGGTGGTACCAACGCTGCAAAAAATGCATGGCCATGGCAG GTATCTCTTCAGTATATCTCTGGCAGCAGCTGGTACCACACCTGCGGAGGTTCCCTGATCCGTGCTAACCGTGTCCTGACCGCTGCTCACTGTGTGGACAG gGCAGCCACCTATCGTGTGGTGTTGGGAGAACACAACCTTAGCCAAAATGATGGAACAGAACAAGTGATCTCAGTGTCTGCAAAACGCATTCATGCCAACTGGAACTCCAACAATGTTGCTGCTGG TTATGATATTGCCATCCTCCATCTGGCTGCCAGCGCTACTCTGAACAGCTATGTCAAACTGGCTTCTTTGCCAGCTGATGGCACTATCCTGGCTAACAACCACAACTGCATCATCAGTGGATGGGGAAGAACCTCCA ctggtgGATCCCTGCCTTCCATCCTCCAGCAGGCTCCTCTGCCCGTTGTTGCCCACTCAACCTGCTCTTCCAGCTCTTACTGGGGCAGCACTGTGAAGACCACCATGGTATGCGCTGGAGGCAATGGAGTCCAGGCTGGATGCAAT ggTGATTCTGGAGGACCCCTGAACTGTGTTGTCAATGGTTCATACCAGGTCCATGGTGTTACCAGCTTTGTATCTTCTCTTGGATGCAATGCTTACCTGAAGCCAACAGTGTTCACCAGAGTGTCCGCTTACATCTCCTGGATCAACAGC aacCTGTAA